Sequence from the Puniceicoccaceae bacterium genome:
AACCCTGTCGGTGCGCCATGCATTTCCCAAAGTGTGGAATCTCGATCAGTCCTACGGCTCGCTGATTCGGGGGGCGATTGCGCTCAAACGGGAGCGTCGCAAATCGGGGGTTCCCGCTTTCAAGTCGCGCATGCTCAGTTTCGATGATGGCTTGAGCGTGCTGTCGGATCATCTCGCATCGCTATTGGGAGACTGTCTGCACACCTCCGTTGAGCTGCAGTCGATCACACGCAACGAAAGTGGAGCTTGGCAGATGCATGCCCTGCAACAGGGAGTGCCGATTCATCGCGAGGTGGATCAACTTGTGATCACGATTCCTCGTCATCAGTGGGGGCGACTGCCATGGCATGCAGAACTTCGCGGGACGGATGGCGGCAGCTTGAGGGATGCTCTGGATGAGGTTGAAGACTTGCATTACCCACCGCTGAGCACGCTGGTGCTTGGATTTCCCCGTGAGGCGGTGGCTCATCCACTGGACGGATTTGGCATGCTGATCCCAGAACAGGAACAACGCTTCATACTCGGAACCATTTTTTCCTCCACACTCTTCCCGGGCCGTGCACCGGAGGGACAGGTGTCACTCATGAACTTCATCGGTGGAACCCTGCACCCGGAACGTGCGTCACTCGATACCGATGCGTTGGTGCAGCACTGCTGCAGGGAATTGAAGGAATTGTTGGGTGTCAAAAGCAGCCCCAGCTTCATTCACCATTGCTTTTGGCCGAGGGCGATACCGCAATATCCGGTGGGTCATGAGCGCTTTCTCAACCAACTGGAACAGCTGGAAAACCAGTTTCCCGGATTGCACATTCAGGGAAACTATCGCGGCGGCCCCGGACTCTCCGATTGCATGGACAGTGCGCTGCGCCTCGCTCATGCACTGTCACGAAACGCCTGAGCCTTCACTCTTCGAGGGCATCGCGTTTGAGGACATGCAGGCGGTTTTTGCGTGAGAACCCAAAAGCATAGCAAGTTCGGATATCGTAAATAACCATAGCGTTTTCGTAACACTTTCCTCCCAAGTCTCCCTATTGGCGTAGCCGAATTCGGGAGAATTCGGAGCGTCGTTGCAGTTCGAGATTCCAATGCGAATGATTGGTTTTGAGACTGAACCCAGGATTTGACAACCCACCGTTCGGCAGATGCCGAACTCAAAACGCGCCGATCCATCGGAGCTGCAAAAACCCCGACAAGTCGGAAAATAAAAGCTTTTTGGCGCTGCGCAACAGCGGCATGTGCTCCCAAGCTTCGCTCAGACATATCTTGAGGAAGATCCAAAGTTACCGGGAATGAATCTACAAAACGAGGGGCAAATCTTTTTAATTTGCGTTTAACCCCTTCGAATTTCCAG
This genomic interval carries:
- the hemG gene encoding protoporphyrinogen oxidase — encoded protein: MHDTHPPSRIGIIGAGLTGMTLAHALQRRGLQVQVWESADRVGGAIRSHRDQGFLVEEGPNSMLVKSQTVADWLDSLGLSERLVAASQESKKRFIVRGGKPHAMPSHPLGAIMTPLYSTSAKLRVLKEPFIPGTTATDESVGNFVRRRLGAEFLDYGISCLVSGIYAGDPETLSVRHAFPKVWNLDQSYGSLIRGAIALKRERRKSGVPAFKSRMLSFDDGLSVLSDHLASLLGDCLHTSVELQSITRNESGAWQMHALQQGVPIHREVDQLVITIPRHQWGRLPWHAELRGTDGGSLRDALDEVEDLHYPPLSTLVLGFPREAVAHPLDGFGMLIPEQEQRFILGTIFSSTLFPGRAPEGQVSLMNFIGGTLHPERASLDTDALVQHCCRELKELLGVKSSPSFIHHCFWPRAIPQYPVGHERFLNQLEQLENQFPGLHIQGNYRGGPGLSDCMDSALRLAHALSRNA